A portion of the Bacillus sp. es.034 genome contains these proteins:
- the sspO gene encoding small acid-soluble spore protein O produces MAKRKANHVMNGMNAAKGQGQGAGYNEEYSNEPLTAAQRQFNKKRKTNQ; encoded by the coding sequence TTGGCAAAACGTAAAGCAAACCATGTCATGAATGGAATGAATGCAGCAAAAGGACAAGGCCAAGGTGCCGGTTACAATGAAGAATATTCGAATGAACCATTGACTGCAGCACAACGTCAGTTCAATAAAAAAAGAAAAACCAATCAGTAA
- a CDS encoding small acid-soluble spore protein P produces the protein MNKNDGKDMRKNAPKQSGQPEPLSGSHKVKNRNHTRQKNNSNHDM, from the coding sequence ATGAACAAAAATGATGGCAAAGATATGCGTAAGAATGCTCCGAAACAATCAGGACAGCCGGAGCCGTTAAGTGGTTCACATAAAGTGAAGAACCGTAATCATACCCGTCAGAAAAATAATAGTAACCACGATATGTAA
- the selA gene encoding L-seryl-tRNA(Sec) selenium transferase, whose protein sequence is MNHLVRHIPSIHELKQTKQFHTFLDHHNLSTERGTDLLKKVISICRTSILNEEWKGPHPSSTDFIDEVFGQTEALARKSHSLSLRRIINATGTILHTNLGRARLGQETMNHVMTASCHFSNLEYDIDEGVRGSRHSHAERLICELTGAEAAMVVNNNAAAVFLIFTALAKQKEVIVSRGELVEIGGSFRISSIMEESGALLHEVGTTNKTHLKDYDEAVNDETRMIMKVHQSNFVMKGFTASVQTGELAELSRMHSNVHYYEDLGSGALYDFTRLGIGDEPMVKSVLDKGADIVSFSGDKLLGGPQAGIIAGQKGLIDKLKKHQLARVLRVDKMTLAALEMTLLQYIKGEEQEKNPTIRAITRPKEEILHQSRKFVEDVQGLGSGYTSSIIEGQSQIGGGTMPDVELDTYIVTVSHAFDSSQLIHEKFRRGNPSILTRIQDGVTLFDLRTVSMDEQMEILHALKTIQGTD, encoded by the coding sequence ATGAACCATCTTGTCAGACACATTCCATCCATACACGAATTGAAGCAGACCAAACAATTCCATACTTTCCTCGATCATCACAACCTTTCGACGGAAAGAGGGACGGACCTCTTGAAAAAGGTGATCTCGATTTGCAGGACGAGCATCCTGAATGAAGAGTGGAAGGGACCTCATCCATCTTCAACAGATTTCATTGATGAGGTATTTGGCCAAACTGAAGCTTTGGCACGCAAATCTCATTCCCTGTCCCTCAGGAGGATCATAAATGCAACAGGAACCATCTTACATACGAACCTGGGGCGGGCACGGCTAGGTCAGGAAACGATGAACCATGTCATGACTGCATCTTGTCATTTCAGCAATCTGGAATATGACATCGATGAAGGTGTCAGGGGTTCGAGGCATAGTCATGCAGAGAGGCTCATTTGTGAATTGACCGGGGCGGAAGCAGCCATGGTTGTCAATAATAATGCAGCAGCTGTTTTTCTTATCTTTACTGCTCTTGCCAAGCAAAAAGAAGTGATTGTTTCAAGGGGAGAATTGGTGGAGATCGGCGGATCATTTCGGATCTCTTCTATCATGGAAGAAAGCGGCGCTCTCCTTCATGAGGTAGGCACAACAAACAAGACCCATTTAAAAGACTATGACGAAGCGGTGAACGATGAAACTAGAATGATCATGAAGGTTCATCAAAGTAATTTTGTCATGAAAGGGTTTACTGCTTCTGTACAGACGGGAGAACTCGCTGAATTATCCCGCATGCATTCCAATGTCCATTATTATGAAGATTTAGGAAGCGGTGCTCTTTACGATTTCACCCGACTGGGAATTGGAGATGAGCCTATGGTTAAGTCAGTGCTTGATAAAGGGGCAGACATCGTCTCATTCAGCGGAGACAAATTATTAGGGGGACCTCAGGCCGGAATCATTGCAGGACAAAAGGGTTTGATCGATAAATTAAAGAAGCATCAGCTTGCCCGCGTCCTCAGGGTAGATAAGATGACACTGGCCGCTCTGGAAATGACTCTATTACAATACATAAAGGGGGAGGAACAAGAGAAGAATCCAACCATCAGAGCCATCACCCGGCCCAAAGAAGAAATCCTGCATCAGTCCCGGAAGTTCGTGGAGGATGTACAGGGACTCGGGAGCGGTTACACCTCATCCATCATTGAAGGACAAAGTCAGATCGGGGGAGGAACGATGCCGGATGTGGAATTAGACACGTACATTGTCACTGTCTCCCACGCTTTTGATTCATCACAGCTTATTCATGAAAAGTTCAGAAGGGGGAATCCTTCCATTCTTACAAGGATCCAGGACGGTGTCACACTCTTTGATCTCCGGACCGTTTCCATGGACGAGCAGATGGAAATCCTCCACGCTTTAAAGACCATACAAGGAACAGACTGA
- a CDS encoding Hsp20/alpha crystallin family protein, with the protein MSKDKEDFYLEKWEESMKDWLLDPATVQLDEQEFRVDFLDTTESFIVEIETENICPEELIIKKKDTQLLVLIMLKDESKIRKRSIRFPFCLKQRAITYSIEHHTIEINVPKKACSTPSSIVIRVQGLSSE; encoded by the coding sequence ATGAGTAAGGATAAGGAGGATTTCTATCTAGAGAAATGGGAGGAGAGTATGAAGGATTGGTTATTGGATCCTGCTACGGTTCAGTTGGATGAACAAGAATTCCGTGTGGATTTTCTTGATACGACGGAATCGTTCATAGTGGAGATCGAGACAGAAAATATTTGTCCCGAAGAATTGATTATTAAAAAAAAGGATACGCAATTGCTGGTATTGATCATGCTGAAAGACGAAAGTAAAATCAGAAAACGATCCATTCGTTTTCCTTTCTGCTTAAAACAACGGGCCATTACCTATTCCATAGAGCATCATACAATCGAAATCAATGTGCCTAAAAAGGCATGTTCCACCCCCTCATCCATCGTGATTCGAGTTCAGGGATTGTCGAGTGAATAA
- the selD gene encoding selenide, water dikinase SelD, which translates to MSKEEIIRLTELSSKAGUGCKLSPSDLTQVLRQLPPQPFTKELLVGNESSDDGGIFQLTDDLAMVQTVDYFTPIVDDPYQFGQIAAANALSDVYAMGGTPKTVLNIVGFPIKKLGSEMLAAILKGAQSKVIEAGAVTVGGHSIDDQEPKFGLSVTGIVHPKKYWTNTGAQEGDVIVLTKPLGVGILTTGIKRKVVTPSQEASVIEVMSMLNKTAAELLRKFHPNAVTDVTGFGLMGHAYEMAKGSNVSIEFSYSSIPLLEGTKELADQGVIPGGSKANATWLQDMVHYEAGLTQEERWILSDAITSGGLLVSLPRSEGQKYVEELQRHSISASIIGHVRPQRTWSITVEK; encoded by the coding sequence ATGAGCAAGGAAGAGATCATCCGCTTAACAGAACTTTCTTCAAAAGCTGGCTGAGGCTGTAAACTTAGTCCTAGTGACTTGACGCAAGTTTTGCGTCAACTACCTCCTCAACCATTTACGAAAGAATTATTAGTAGGGAATGAATCATCCGATGACGGCGGCATCTTTCAGCTGACAGATGACCTCGCTATGGTTCAAACGGTTGATTATTTCACTCCGATTGTGGACGACCCTTACCAATTTGGTCAAATTGCAGCAGCAAATGCTTTAAGTGATGTGTATGCGATGGGTGGAACGCCGAAAACCGTTTTAAACATTGTAGGCTTCCCCATTAAGAAGCTTGGAAGCGAGATGCTTGCGGCTATCCTTAAAGGGGCACAAAGCAAAGTGATCGAAGCCGGTGCCGTAACCGTGGGAGGACATTCCATTGACGATCAAGAGCCTAAATTCGGCCTGAGCGTGACAGGAATCGTTCATCCGAAAAAATATTGGACCAATACAGGTGCCCAAGAAGGAGACGTCATTGTATTGACAAAGCCATTGGGTGTTGGAATCCTGACAACTGGTATCAAGCGAAAGGTTGTGACTCCCTCCCAGGAAGCGTCTGTCATCGAGGTGATGAGCATGCTGAATAAAACGGCTGCAGAATTGCTGCGGAAATTTCATCCTAATGCCGTGACCGATGTGACAGGGTTTGGGTTAATGGGGCATGCATATGAAATGGCGAAAGGCAGTAACGTATCAATTGAATTCTCTTATTCCTCCATCCCGCTTTTAGAAGGGACGAAGGAATTAGCAGATCAGGGAGTCATTCCCGGGGGATCAAAAGCGAACGCCACTTGGCTTCAAGACATGGTGCACTATGAAGCAGGCCTTACCCAGGAAGAACGATGGATCCTCTCTGATGCCATCACTTCCGGAGGTTTACTTGTCAGCCTGCCTCGTTCCGAAGGACAAAAATATGTAGAAGAACTTCAGCGCCACTCCATCTCTGCGAGTATCATTGGACATGTCCGACCACAGCGAACGTGGAGTATAACGGTAGAAAAATAA
- a CDS encoding AAA domain-containing protein yields MKITDMIEEWKSALDMEILQLKKRETNGILIDEGRCIRKEEGAYIYWFTLHYPASLPEGGSVMYKRKHSSTQGVVINSEERECIIELDQFLGDTVSYGQILHEPWDILEKLMERLDEARERHGKTQRIQKVMFPENAQRQPAAEYKTPLHEAYVRSKYNPVTYLWGPPGTGKTYTLARVAAYHYSEGKRVLLLSHSNAAVDVLIEEMHHFLSNHDRWTPGEVIRYGTSRKTYRDDVTDLSALQLLEQQDPTLSEEKGKVEKYRRRLKNKLSKTYSSYDSERLSHLEVHYQKIKETFKRREGELVSEAKVIGTTLSKAAIDRLLYEEEFDLVIVDEASMAYIPQVAFAASLGKKIIICGDFKQLPPISTSFHPLAAKWLKEDIFHAAGVAGAVGKGLTHPHLLLLPEQRRMHPSISAFTNRYIYQSRVGDHHSVKTIRENITNKKPFPSHGAVLFSLTEGTEWAETQKGSRWNLLSSLVTIQLTLQSIRDGLLSVGIVTPYRAQAKWYNLLLDELVKSIAPSADLYAATVHGFQGSENDMILFDLVDGESHGSPGTLITRKGSERLINVAVTRAKGKFILVGNDGFIQEKTHPSKPVHQFISHLQKETHNETSASLVPTSTKKMKWFRTHDHHKLGKDMAAAKTEIIVNVQDLRGIPNDMMRALQMAAKDKEVTIFTRTGSGIHLSSSVKIKKSTTQIPFIAFDEKVIWFNSFTKVSNRFPFQVRILSKKITRQFFKMIEE; encoded by the coding sequence ATGAAGATAACAGACATGATAGAAGAGTGGAAATCTGCTTTGGATATGGAGATCCTGCAGTTAAAAAAACGGGAAACGAATGGGATCCTCATCGATGAAGGAAGATGCATCCGTAAAGAAGAAGGTGCCTATATTTATTGGTTCACCCTTCACTATCCCGCTTCCCTGCCTGAAGGGGGAAGCGTCATGTATAAACGGAAGCATTCTTCAACCCAGGGCGTCGTGATTAATTCAGAGGAACGGGAATGCATCATAGAGCTCGATCAGTTCCTCGGGGATACAGTATCATACGGACAGATTCTTCACGAGCCCTGGGATATCCTTGAGAAGCTGATGGAACGGTTGGATGAAGCAAGGGAACGACACGGGAAAACCCAGCGAATCCAGAAGGTGATGTTTCCGGAGAATGCTCAAAGGCAGCCAGCAGCCGAATACAAGACCCCATTGCATGAAGCTTATGTCAGAAGTAAATATAATCCTGTTACGTATCTGTGGGGACCGCCTGGAACAGGCAAGACGTATACCCTGGCAAGAGTGGCGGCTTATCATTATTCAGAAGGGAAGAGAGTGCTGCTTCTATCCCATAGTAATGCAGCAGTGGATGTATTAATAGAAGAAATGCATCATTTTCTAAGCAACCATGACCGTTGGACCCCCGGAGAGGTGATCCGGTACGGTACAAGTAGGAAAACCTATAGGGACGATGTGACGGATTTAAGCGCTCTTCAATTACTGGAACAACAGGATCCGACTCTTTCCGAGGAAAAAGGGAAGGTAGAAAAATACAGGAGAAGGTTAAAGAACAAACTGTCGAAAACCTATTCTTCTTATGATTCAGAGAGGTTGTCCCATCTTGAGGTCCACTATCAAAAAATCAAAGAAACGTTCAAGCGAAGGGAAGGAGAGTTGGTTTCGGAGGCCAAGGTGATCGGAACCACCCTCTCAAAGGCGGCCATTGACCGACTTCTGTATGAAGAGGAATTCGATTTAGTGATTGTGGATGAGGCAAGCATGGCCTATATACCTCAAGTGGCATTCGCTGCATCCCTGGGAAAGAAAATCATCATTTGTGGCGATTTCAAACAACTTCCACCCATCTCAACTTCCTTTCATCCCCTGGCAGCCAAGTGGCTGAAGGAAGACATCTTTCATGCAGCCGGAGTGGCAGGAGCCGTCGGGAAAGGACTGACTCACCCGCATCTCTTATTACTCCCGGAACAAAGGAGAATGCACCCAAGCATTTCGGCATTCACCAATCGATATATTTATCAGTCAAGGGTGGGGGATCATCATTCGGTCAAAACGATTCGGGAGAACATCACCAATAAGAAACCTTTCCCGTCACATGGAGCGGTCCTATTTTCCCTGACAGAAGGGACGGAGTGGGCAGAAACTCAAAAAGGATCGCGATGGAATCTGTTGTCAAGCTTAGTCACGATCCAGCTGACGCTTCAGTCCATACGGGATGGGTTACTTTCTGTTGGGATTGTGACACCGTACCGTGCCCAGGCCAAATGGTATAATCTCTTACTAGATGAGCTGGTAAAGAGTATTGCCCCTTCAGCCGACCTCTACGCCGCCACGGTTCATGGTTTTCAAGGGTCGGAAAATGATATGATTCTATTCGATTTAGTCGACGGGGAATCCCACGGCAGTCCGGGTACGTTGATTACCCGGAAAGGCAGCGAAAGACTGATCAACGTAGCCGTCACCCGCGCCAAGGGGAAATTCATTTTAGTGGGGAATGATGGATTCATTCAGGAAAAGACTCATCCTTCTAAACCTGTGCATCAATTCATTTCTCACCTTCAGAAGGAAACGCATAACGAAACGAGCGCCTCACTCGTGCCAACTTCCACAAAGAAAATGAAGTGGTTCAGAACACATGACCATCATAAGCTTGGTAAAGATATGGCAGCTGCAAAAACAGAAATCATAGTGAATGTCCAGGATTTAAGGGGAATTCCAAACGATATGATGCGTGCCTTACAAATGGCAGCAAAGGATAAAGAGGTGACGATTTTCACTCGAACAGGCAGTGGTATACATTTGTCTTCAAGCGTCAAAATAAAAAAATCCACCACCCAGATACCATTCATCGCATTCGATGAAAAAGTAATCTGGTTCAATTCTTTTACAAAGGTATCGAATCGATTTCCGTTCCAGGTGAGAATCTTATCCAAAAAAATAACCCGCCAGTTCTTCAAAATGATTGAAGAATAA
- a CDS encoding lytic transglycosylase domain-containing protein, with product MTKKPARKKQSSKRKQSSLFRILLIPIIILAIYYVLHYDDPSFNLSSLGKDEIPSEYIPIYKAAEEEYGVPWYLLAAHHRVETKFSTMKSLVSPAGAEGHMQFMPCTFVGWSHPSCSGLGKGDIPPDQKTDPAVIEKYGGYGVDANGDGKADPFQMEDAIFSAANYLAHNGAAEGKIEQAVFAYNHSEQYVEDVLYYADRFVEEDEDNTGHPM from the coding sequence ATGACAAAAAAACCGGCCAGAAAAAAGCAGTCCAGCAAAAGAAAGCAATCATCACTCTTTAGAATCCTGCTCATCCCCATTATCATTTTAGCTATTTATTATGTCCTCCATTATGATGACCCTTCATTTAACCTCTCATCCCTCGGAAAAGATGAGATACCTTCTGAGTATATCCCCATCTATAAGGCAGCTGAAGAGGAATATGGGGTACCCTGGTATCTTCTGGCCGCCCACCACAGGGTTGAAACGAAATTCTCGACCATGAAGTCCCTCGTCTCTCCAGCGGGGGCAGAGGGCCACATGCAGTTTATGCCCTGTACCTTTGTAGGCTGGTCCCACCCAAGTTGCTCTGGACTTGGTAAAGGGGATATCCCTCCAGATCAAAAAACGGACCCTGCCGTCATTGAAAAATATGGCGGATACGGCGTGGATGCAAACGGGGATGGTAAAGCCGATCCTTTTCAGATGGAGGATGCCATATTCAGTGCAGCCAACTATCTCGCTCATAACGGAGCTGCTGAAGGAAAGATCGAACAAGCTGTATTTGCATATAACCATAGCGAACAATATGTTGAAGATGTCCTGTATTATGCGGACCGATTCGTGGAAGAGGACGAGGATAATACAGGGCATCCAATGTAA
- a CDS encoding YjcZ family sporulation protein: MYGYGYPGYGYGGGCGGGYAGGFALIVVLFILLIIVGAAFVC; encoded by the coding sequence ATGTATGGATATGGATACCCTGGATACGGCTACGGTGGTGGCTGCGGTGGCGGCTATGCTGGTGGATTTGCGTTAATCGTAGTTCTGTTCATCCTATTAATTATCGTTGGAGCAGCGTTTGTTTGTTAA
- a CDS encoding BCCT family transporter, whose protein sequence is MKRISNVFWITVILVVASVAYGAFAPKSFENVTAKMQTFITSTFGWYYLILVTVIVIFCVFLIFSPMGTIRLGKPDEKPEYTRGTWFAMLFSAGMGIGLVFWGAAEPLSHYMTPPTAEGGTDQAIKESMRYTFFHWGVHAWGIYAIVALALAYSKFRKDEPGLISATLKPIFGDKMNGPLGTIIDVLAVFATVVGVATTLGFGAAQINGGLSYLLDIPNNFTVQAIIIGIVTVLFMISAWSGLSKGIKYLSNTNMVLAVLLLVLVFFIGPTLLILNMFTDTIGAYIQNIAAMSFRIAPLNEEHRTWINGWTIFYWAWWISWSPFVGIFIARVSRGRTIREFLIGVLLLPALVSFFWFAVFGTSAIEVQQAGAALSDLKTEEVLFAVFNGFEWSTILSVIAITLIGTFFITSADSATFVLGMQTTYGSLTPPNYVKLTWGLAQSTVALILLYSGGLQALQNALIVAALPFSVIMALMMVSLYKSLNKEKKELGLYIKPKPRKTKEPKEHM, encoded by the coding sequence ATGAAGAGAATATCAAATGTTTTCTGGATTACCGTCATTTTGGTTGTTGCTTCCGTTGCATATGGAGCCTTCGCGCCAAAATCATTTGAAAACGTAACAGCAAAAATGCAAACATTTATCACTTCAACTTTTGGTTGGTATTATCTTATTTTAGTTACAGTGATTGTCATCTTCTGTGTGTTCTTAATCTTTAGTCCCATGGGAACGATTCGATTAGGAAAACCGGATGAAAAACCTGAGTATACAAGAGGAACATGGTTCGCCATGTTGTTTAGTGCAGGAATGGGAATTGGTTTAGTATTCTGGGGGGCAGCCGAACCGCTGTCTCACTATATGACCCCTCCGACGGCAGAAGGGGGAACCGACCAGGCGATTAAAGAATCGATGCGTTATACATTCTTTCACTGGGGGGTTCACGCATGGGGGATCTATGCGATCGTTGCTTTAGCACTTGCATACTCTAAATTCCGTAAAGACGAGCCAGGGTTAATTTCAGCGACGTTGAAACCAATCTTTGGTGATAAGATGAATGGACCACTCGGAACGATCATCGATGTGCTGGCTGTATTCGCTACGGTTGTAGGGGTAGCCACAACCCTTGGATTTGGTGCGGCACAGATTAACGGAGGATTATCTTATCTATTGGATATTCCAAACAATTTCACAGTCCAGGCGATCATCATCGGGATTGTGACAGTGCTGTTCATGATTTCTGCATGGTCCGGATTAAGTAAAGGAATTAAGTACTTATCCAATACAAATATGGTTCTTGCCGTATTACTTCTCGTATTGGTATTCTTTATTGGACCGACTTTATTAATTCTCAATATGTTTACTGACACAATCGGAGCTTATATTCAAAATATCGCTGCTATGAGCTTCAGGATCGCTCCATTAAATGAAGAGCACCGCACATGGATCAACGGCTGGACCATTTTCTACTGGGCTTGGTGGATTTCCTGGTCACCATTCGTTGGAATCTTCATCGCACGTGTTTCAAGAGGTAGAACCATCCGTGAATTCCTGATCGGGGTATTACTATTACCTGCTCTTGTCAGCTTCTTTTGGTTCGCTGTCTTTGGTACTTCCGCGATTGAAGTTCAGCAAGCCGGCGCAGCTCTTTCGGATTTAAAAACGGAAGAAGTACTGTTTGCTGTCTTTAACGGATTTGAATGGTCAACGATTCTTTCAGTCATTGCCATCACACTGATTGGAACATTCTTTATTACATCTGCTGACTCGGCTACATTCGTGTTAGGGATGCAAACGACTTATGGTTCGTTAACCCCGCCAAACTATGTGAAATTAACTTGGGGACTGGCACAGTCTACCGTTGCATTAATTTTACTATATAGCGGTGGGTTACAGGCTTTACAGAATGCATTGATTGTCGCAGCATTGCCGTTCTCGGTGATCATGGCACTCATGATGGTTTCTCTGTACAAGTCACTGAATAAGGAGAAAAAAGAACTTGGCTTATACATCAAACCTAAGCCAAGAAAGACAAAAGAACCTAAAGAACATATGTAA
- a CDS encoding 3D domain-containing protein — protein MKKGLFSIFSFAVFLSFGLASASAESNDTAINDYHNIEEGDILWEIANRYHVSVDEVGTRKQLLEEGYSVNDDSEDGQAVKAAKTPNQEKDNVVKELDITATAYTAHCEGCIGITKTGVDLIQNPDERVIAVDPSVIPLGSKVYIEGYGYARAEDTGGAIKGNRIDIYMEKEKDALQYGVRDVKVQIIKE, from the coding sequence ATGAAAAAAGGTTTATTTTCCATTTTTTCCTTCGCAGTTTTTCTTTCATTCGGACTTGCCTCTGCTTCTGCAGAGAGTAATGATACTGCTATCAATGATTATCATAATATAGAAGAAGGCGATATCCTTTGGGAAATCGCTAACCGATATCATGTTTCCGTCGACGAGGTCGGCACGCGCAAACAATTGTTAGAAGAAGGGTATTCTGTGAATGATGATTCTGAAGACGGGCAAGCAGTAAAGGCTGCAAAGACCCCGAATCAAGAGAAAGATAATGTCGTGAAAGAATTAGATATCACAGCAACCGCTTATACCGCTCATTGTGAAGGGTGTATCGGTATAACAAAGACAGGCGTGGATTTGATTCAGAATCCCGATGAGAGAGTCATTGCTGTTGATCCAAGCGTCATTCCACTCGGTTCCAAAGTATATATTGAAGGATACGGTTATGCCCGTGCAGAAGATACCGGTGGAGCGATCAAAGGGAACCGCATCGATATCTATATGGAAAAAGAAAAAGATGCCCTGCAATATGGCGTAAGAGACGTGAAAGTCCAAATCATCAAAGAGTAA
- a CDS encoding 3D domain-containing protein, translated as MKLKKSIISVAAFTTLAVSGGASASAQDIEVKKGDTLWGLAKEYGTTVDQLMTWNNLGSSIIYPDQELQVSSKEYYTVKKGDTLWGISSLYGISVDSLKGWNALESDLIVPGQELVINLDDKAPSAAANTSEKAEAPAPEPKAEVAPEAEAPAAETAEAKPAQAEPATEDKAVKELTVEATAYTADCAGCSGTTATGVNLKENPDAKVIAVDPNVIPLGSKVYVEGYGYATAEDTGGAIKGNRIDVFIPSKDQAVDFGRKTVNVKILETN; from the coding sequence ATGAAACTAAAAAAATCGATTATTTCTGTGGCTGCATTTACAACACTTGCAGTATCTGGTGGAGCTAGCGCTTCAGCACAAGACATAGAAGTAAAAAAAGGCGACACTTTATGGGGACTTGCAAAAGAATACGGAACAACCGTTGATCAACTCATGACATGGAACAACCTGGGTTCATCCATCATTTATCCTGATCAGGAATTACAGGTTTCTTCAAAGGAATACTATACAGTGAAAAAAGGTGACACTCTTTGGGGAATTTCATCCCTATATGGCATTTCAGTAGACAGCTTAAAAGGGTGGAACGCACTTGAAAGTGACCTGATTGTCCCTGGACAAGAATTAGTCATCAACTTAGACGATAAAGCACCTTCAGCTGCTGCAAATACTTCTGAGAAGGCAGAAGCGCCTGCTCCGGAACCAAAAGCAGAAGTAGCTCCAGAAGCTGAAGCACCTGCAGCGGAAACAGCGGAAGCAAAACCAGCACAAGCTGAACCTGCTACAGAAGATAAGGCAGTAAAAGAACTAACAGTAGAAGCAACTGCCTATACGGCCGATTGTGCAGGTTGTTCAGGTACAACAGCAACCGGTGTGAACCTTAAAGAAAATCCGGATGCGAAAGTGATTGCAGTAGATCCTAATGTCATCCCACTTGGATCTAAAGTATATGTTGAAGGCTATGGCTATGCTACTGCAGAAGACACTGGCGGAGCGATCAAAGGAAATCGAATTGATGTTTTCATTCCATCAAAGGATCAAGCCGTTGATTTTGGAAGAAAAACAGTAAATGTAAAAATTCTTGAAACAAACTAA
- a CDS encoding globin-coupled sensor protein, protein MAVLFSRKPKTEPVVIPESNVIVLNDQKLNERLHYMQFQEHHLQELKEILPVYEQISDTLLDTVLDHLYKHPSLVEIAENHSSRERLKSVFNDYFRSLFSGELNDEYFSMRERMGKTHNRNGVTIDWFISTYTTIQHLLIPKIVELYQNEPSKLASVLVAIDHGIHLDASIVSEYYIQSRMDELEKLHQENQALQLEMLNMNTELGSSLSQTEQSLNETAKKAESIRAESENTEKSSKNLLQLSKMNKDQTDHMIESFGVITEQINTLLKEIQGVKNIAEQITPLSNSIQQIAEQTNLLALNASIEAARAGNEGRGFAVVASEVRKLAEDSKELSTSIHQLVNESNKQIGVVSNRVRNMTDLTENSRKEIGNVQSGIMTVQMEMENYMDMFKRNQSELNHIVEAIKKINHTTDELVQFASTIIQKINK, encoded by the coding sequence ATGGCTGTATTATTTTCAAGAAAACCTAAGACCGAACCCGTAGTGATCCCTGAATCAAATGTCATTGTCTTAAACGATCAGAAGCTGAATGAACGGCTTCATTACATGCAGTTTCAGGAGCACCATTTACAGGAATTAAAAGAGATCCTCCCTGTCTATGAGCAAATTTCCGACACCCTGCTTGATACTGTACTTGATCATTTATACAAGCATCCAAGTTTAGTGGAGATTGCCGAGAATCATTCAAGCCGGGAGCGATTAAAGTCCGTTTTTAACGATTATTTCCGTTCTTTATTTTCAGGTGAGTTGAATGATGAGTATTTCTCAATGAGGGAACGTATGGGAAAAACCCATAATCGGAATGGGGTTACAATCGATTGGTTTATTTCGACTTACACCACCATTCAACATTTACTCATCCCAAAAATTGTAGAACTGTACCAAAACGAACCTTCTAAACTTGCATCTGTCCTTGTAGCGATTGACCATGGTATCCATTTGGATGCAAGCATCGTTTCAGAATACTATATTCAGAGCAGGATGGACGAGCTTGAAAAGCTGCATCAGGAAAACCAGGCACTGCAACTGGAAATGCTCAATATGAATACAGAACTGGGTTCATCGCTCAGTCAAACGGAACAAAGCCTGAATGAGACGGCTAAAAAAGCTGAAAGTATACGGGCAGAATCGGAAAATACCGAGAAAAGCAGCAAAAATCTTCTTCAACTTTCAAAAATGAATAAAGATCAAACGGATCACATGATAGAAAGCTTTGGTGTCATCACAGAGCAAATCAACACGCTCCTCAAGGAAATTCAGGGCGTTAAGAACATAGCAGAACAAATCACACCTCTCTCCAACTCAATCCAGCAAATAGCTGAGCAGACGAATCTTCTGGCATTGAATGCATCCATTGAAGCAGCACGGGCAGGAAATGAGGGCAGGGGATTTGCAGTCGTTGCATCGGAGGTACGAAAGCTTGCTGAAGATTCCAAAGAACTCAGCACGTCCATTCATCAATTGGTGAATGAAAGCAATAAGCAAATCGGAGTTGTCTCAAATCGCGTTCGCAACATGACCGACCTGACCGAAAACTCACGCAAGGAAATTGGGAATGTTCAAAGCGGAATCATGACGGTCCAGATGGAGATGGAAAACTATATGGATATGTTTAAACGAAATCAATCAGAATTAAATCATATCGTAGAAGCAATCAAGAAGATCAATCATACAACTGATGAGTTGGTTCAATTTGCTTCTACCATCATTCAGAAAATAAATAAATAG